The sequence below is a genomic window from Falsibacillus pallidus.
ACATATGTTACCGGTAGTCCCATAAGGGCTGCCAATCGGATTGCAGGACGAAGATAATCCGAGAATACGAAGAATGTACCTCCGAATACGTTCACTCCTCCATGCAGCGCCATTCCATTCATAGCTGCTCCCATAGCGAATTCACGAACACCAAACCAGATATTGCGTCCTTCAAATGTCTCAGGAGTAAAATCTTTTTCCCCTTTGATCATTGTATTGTTAGAACCCGCAAGATCAGCAGATCCGCCGATTAATGTAGGAAGGTTTTTAGCAATTCCATTCATTACCTCTCCACTGGAAGCACGGCTTGCTAATTTTGAACCTTCTTCATAAACCGGGATATCTTTATCCCATCCATCAGGAAGTTTTCCTGAAATAGCTGCTTTTAGTTGTGCGCCAAGTTCAGGATATTCTTTTGAATAGCTCTCAAAAAGATTTTCCCATTCAGCCTGTACTTTCTCCCCTTTTGATACAACTTCTTCTTTAAAGCGGCTGTATACTTCATCAGGAACATAGAAGTCTTCTTCAAACGTCCATTTGTAAGCTTCTTTCGTTAACTTTCTTTCGTCGGCGCCAAGTGGAGCACCATGAACAGCTGATTTTCCGGATTTATTCGGAGCCCCATATCCGATGACTGTTTTTACTTCGATCAATGTCGGACGGTTCTCATCAGCTTTTGCTTCTTCCAATACTTTCGCAATAGCTTCCAGGTCGTTTCCATCTTCCACTCTTAGGTATTGCCAGCCATAAGCTTTAAAGCGGCCTTCAACACTTTCAGAGAATGAACGGTCCAGATCACCGTCAAGAGAAATATCATTTGAATCATAAAGAACAACAAGGCGGCCTAATTTCAAATGTGCTGCCAGGGATGCTGCTTCAGCAGACACACCCTCCATCAAGTCTCCATCACCACAAATGCTGTATGTATGATGGTTGATCACTTCATATTGACCCTTATTATAGACACCTGCAAGATGACGTTCTGCCATTGCCATTCCGACAGCCATCGCAATTCCTTGACCGAGCGGGCCAGTAGTGGCCTCAACACCAGCAGTATGTTTATATTCAGGATGCCCCGGAGTCTTGCTTCCCCATTGGCGGAAGTTCTTGATTTCATCCATGCTTAAATCATACCCGGAAAGGTGAAGCAGGCTGTATAAGAGCATTGATCCATGTCCTGCTGAAAGAACAAAACGATCCCGGTTAAACCATTGTGGATCTTTTGGATTGTGATTCATGAAACGCGTCCAAAGGGTATAAGCCATTGGAGCAGCCCCCATAGGCATTCCAGGGTGGCCTGAATTAGCTTTTTCAATTGCATCGATTGATAGCGTTCTTATTGTATTGACTGATAGTTGATCCATTTTATCAAACATGAAAATACATCCTCTCATTAAGGGAATTCATTCCCTACTATATTAAAACTCTTTTTTCGTTTTCTCAACTAAAACGTCTGACCTCTCAAATATACCAATAATTAGTATTTCTGATCTCATTAATTTTATGTATGGTGAAATACATGTTTTTAATGCACTTATTCCAAAAATGCAAAAAGCCGAGGTCTCCCTCAGCATACGCGTTAATTTAAATTATTTTTATCTTGAATATCGCGGATTTTCTTTGGTGTGACATCTTCTCCATTTGGATCAATCACTCGAACATTTTCAATAGTATTTTTCATGGAAGAACGGAAGGTTTCAAGATATTCCCGGCGCAAACGAGATTGCTCCTTTGCTTCTTCATTTGAAAGACCTATCCCTTTGGATTTCTTCGAAAGTTCATTGATGCGGGCAATCTTTTCCTTTGAAAGCATAGAAAAAGCTCCTTTTCAGTAATTTGGAATACCGACATGTTACTAAAAAAGGGCTCACTTTACAAGCGATTCGTTTGATTCATCATCTTCTATAGATTCAATATATTCTTTATACCTTCTATGGACGGTTGCTTTAGACACATCATAGCCGAACCCTCTCATCGTAGCGGCAATCTCAGCAAAAGTAAGTTTACTTCTCCTTAGGCGGACAATTTCCGAGACGGGAATCTCCTTCTTCTCTCTACCTTCTTCATTTCCTCTATTTTTAAGATTTTTTTGAGGCTTATACCCATTTTCAACTGCCCTTTTCATTCCCCGTTTTATTTTAAGGTTATGAATTTTTCGCTGATATTCCTCTACCATACTTACAATCTGCAGTACCATAGAATCTGACTCTGAGAGCTGAAGTTCACCATTCTGTGCAAGGCAGAAGACTTTCACATCGTCCTTCATTATACAATGCAGCAAAGCGATTTTTGCATTCCCTCTCCCCAGCCTTGTTTCATCCTGAATGAAAATGGCATGAACTTCTTCTTCCTTTATTAGATCTAGCAGCTCTAATATTCCGGGGCGCTCAAGATGATAGCCGCTTTCCTGCTCCTTAATTATACGCAGTACGTTGTAATTCCATTTATTCGCAGCATTTACAAGCTCTTCTTCCTGCCTGGCCAGAGATGTCTCTTGAGTTTCTTTTGTTGTACTGACCCTGCAGTAAATAATCGCATTCATAGAAATCTCCTTTAATTATTTCCGTCCATGGCGATTTCCTTTATTTTAATGGAGTCGCTGACGGGGTTGATTTTCTTTGCTGGTATAACAATCTTATCCCCTGCGTTGATTACGTATGATTTTAACCCATTTTCTTTTTGAACCCAAGAAATAAACTGCGGGACGCTCATATTCTGTTCATCTGCATAATCTTCGGCAATTGTCCATAATGAATCTCCATCATTGATGACAATTTCTTTTCGAATAGTATCTTCATTCCCGGAAAATAGCACAAGGCAGGTCATTCCGAAAAATATCGTCAATCCACATAGAATAATTGTATAAGAGTATTTTTTCCAAATTAATTGAAACATAACTAAATTACCTCCAAGCGAATATATGTTCGTTTAATTACTTTGATTATAGAACGCCTGTTCGATGATGTCAACAATTATTCGAACTTATGTTTGTATTTCCAGGAAGAACATGCTATAGTTGAATTAATAAAATGGATTAAAGCGAGGTGCAGCAATTGACGAAACTATCAAAAAGACAGCATGACATCCTTTCTTTCATTAAAGATGAGGTTCGTGCAAAAGGTTATCCACCTTCTGTCAGGGAGATCGGAGAGGCGGTAGGGTTGGCATCCAGTTCAACTGTCCATGGACACCTTGCAAGATTGGAAGCCAAAGGCCTGATTCGCCGGGATCCGACTAAACCGCGTGCAATTGAAGTATTAGAGCTTGAAGAGAATTCGATTCCAAAGCCTAATGTGGTTACGGTTCCATTAATAGGTAAAGTCACTGCCGGAAATCCTATCACTGCCATCGAAAATGTAGAAGAATATTTCCCTTTGCCAGAACGTTTGGCACCTGCAGATGAACCGGTCTTCATGCTCGAAATTATGGGAGACAGTATGATTGACGCGGGTATCTTAGATGGAGATTTAGTTATCGTGCGCCAGCAAAAAACGGCAAGGAATGGTGAAATCGTTGTTGCAATGACCGACGAAGATGAAGCAACTGTTAAACGCTTCTTCAAGGAAAAAGACTTCGTCAGATTGCAGCCTGAAAATCCTTCAATGGAGCCAATCATATTAAACAATGTCTCTATTCTCGGAAAAGTCATTGGTGTTTATCGCCACATTCACTAAAAAAAGGATGAAATCATTAATGATTTCATCCTTTTTATTTGAAATAAACAATTATTGATCCAACAATCCGAGTCTATCCAAGATCACCGCCAATTGCCCCCTGGTCACTGGCTCATTCGGACCCCATGTCCCGTCAGTATGCCCTTTCATGATTCCGGCCTTTATTGCTTTTTCAATAGACTCCTGTGCCCAATGTCCTTCATAGTCCTTTTTTTGATCGGCCACCGCTTTCAACCCCTTTCCATCATCCAAGTCTACATTTCCTTGGATGCCATTAACTGAGCCCTTCTCAGAATACTGCCAGCAAGTAAATTCTTTCCATCTGGAAAAGGAAGGCTCACTTACATCATAATGTGCAATCCATAGGGGATATTTCGTCAGCGGCTCCAATAAATATTTTTTTTGAAAATAGGAATATGAATATATCATTACCTTCCCCAATGACAATCGGACAGTTTCAAGCCACAAACCGGCAAGCTTTGTCAGCTGCTCCGCTTTCAATCCTGCCCCTGTTGTCTCGATATCGTATACATACGGCAAATCAGCAGGCATGTCCCTCACAGTATTGATGAAATGCCTTGCTTCACTTAGAGTATTTGCTTCGTCTATCGGTCTGGCAAAGTGATAGAACCCTACTCTCAATCCTGCTTTTTTTGCTCCCATATAATATTCTTCTAATTTTGGATCTACATATGAACTACCCTCTGTCGCTTTCAAGTAGACAAATTCGATTCCATCTGATTTTACTTGATTCCAATCATTCACTTGATTCCAATGGGAGACATCAATGCCTTTCATGCCATCTCCTCCATTCAACCTTTTCGCTATATAAGCTTGTATTATAATATGGTTAAACAAGCACTTTAAATCAGGTAACAGTCTATTCCGATAAAAAAAGGCTCCCGGGGAAACCGGGAGCCTTTTCTTTCATTAAAACATTTGCATATATTGTTCTCTTTCCCACGGATGAACTTGAGTGCGGAACATATCCCATTCGATCTCTTTCGCTTCAACGAAGTGTTCAAGGATGTGACTACCAAGCGCAGCTGTCATCACTTCATCTGATTTCAATTGTTCCAGTGCTTGATAAAGAGTAGCCGGCAAGTCTTCAATTCCAGCTTCTACTCTTTCCTCTTTATTCATTACATAGATATTGCGGTCGATTGGTGCCGGAGCAGCCAATTTATTCTTAATGCCGTCAAGACCTGCTTTTAATAAAACAGCCATTGCTAAATATGGATTTGCTGCAGGGTCTACAGA
It includes:
- the tkt gene encoding transketolase, with translation MFDKMDQLSVNTIRTLSIDAIEKANSGHPGMPMGAAPMAYTLWTRFMNHNPKDPQWFNRDRFVLSAGHGSMLLYSLLHLSGYDLSMDEIKNFRQWGSKTPGHPEYKHTAGVEATTGPLGQGIAMAVGMAMAERHLAGVYNKGQYEVINHHTYSICGDGDLMEGVSAEAASLAAHLKLGRLVVLYDSNDISLDGDLDRSFSESVEGRFKAYGWQYLRVEDGNDLEAIAKVLEEAKADENRPTLIEVKTVIGYGAPNKSGKSAVHGAPLGADERKLTKEAYKWTFEEDFYVPDEVYSRFKEEVVSKGEKVQAEWENLFESYSKEYPELGAQLKAAISGKLPDGWDKDIPVYEEGSKLASRASSGEVMNGIAKNLPTLIGGSADLAGSNNTMIKGEKDFTPETFEGRNIWFGVREFAMGAAMNGMALHGGVNVFGGTFFVFSDYLRPAIRLAALMGLPVTYVFTHDSVAVGEDGPTHEPIEQLPSLRTMPNLSVIRPADGNEAAAAWRIAVTSKENPTALVLTRQGLPTLKNSAEKAQQGVEKGAYVVSPAGKGSPDALLLATGSEVSLAVDAQTALASEGINVSVISMPSWDRFEKQDAAYKESVLPKDVKKRLAIEMAAPFGWERYTGDEGEVLGIDHFGASAPGDVVLKEFGFSVENVVARVKALLQK
- a CDS encoding DUF896 domain-containing protein encodes the protein MLSKEKIARINELSKKSKGIGLSNEEAKEQSRLRREYLETFRSSMKNTIENVRVIDPNGEDVTPKKIRDIQDKNNLN
- a CDS encoding YneB family resolvase-like protein codes for the protein MNAIIYCRVSTTKETQETSLARQEEELVNAANKWNYNVLRIIKEQESGYHLERPGILELLDLIKEEEVHAIFIQDETRLGRGNAKIALLHCIMKDDVKVFCLAQNGELQLSESDSMVLQIVSMVEEYQRKIHNLKIKRGMKRAVENGYKPQKNLKNRGNEEGREKKEIPVSEIVRLRRSKLTFAEIAATMRGFGYDVSKATVHRRYKEYIESIEDDESNESLVK
- the yneA gene encoding cell division suppressor protein YneA, encoding MFQLIWKKYSYTIILCGLTIFFGMTCLVLFSGNEDTIRKEIVINDGDSLWTIAEDYADEQNMSVPQFISWVQKENGLKSYVINAGDKIVIPAKKINPVSDSIKIKEIAMDGNN
- the lexA gene encoding transcriptional repressor LexA, which translates into the protein MTKLSKRQHDILSFIKDEVRAKGYPPSVREIGEAVGLASSSTVHGHLARLEAKGLIRRDPTKPRAIEVLELEENSIPKPNVVTVPLIGKVTAGNPITAIENVEEYFPLPERLAPADEPVFMLEIMGDSMIDAGILDGDLVIVRQQKTARNGEIVVAMTDEDEATVKRFFKEKDFVRLQPENPSMEPIILNNVSILGKVIGVYRHIH
- a CDS encoding GH25 family lysozyme, which translates into the protein MKGIDVSHWNQVNDWNQVKSDGIEFVYLKATEGSSYVDPKLEEYYMGAKKAGLRVGFYHFARPIDEANTLSEARHFINTVRDMPADLPYVYDIETTGAGLKAEQLTKLAGLWLETVRLSLGKVMIYSYSYFQKKYLLEPLTKYPLWIAHYDVSEPSFSRWKEFTCWQYSEKGSVNGIQGNVDLDDGKGLKAVADQKKDYEGHWAQESIEKAIKAGIMKGHTDGTWGPNEPVTRGQLAVILDRLGLLDQ